Proteins encoded in a region of the Catenulispora sp. EB89 genome:
- a CDS encoding phosphotransferase family protein yields the protein MSVPRNVVHAGRDGFACLCEPACDQTVFGAAPDPGGDDGWRLIHHYSNAIYVLPAADAIVRITVGSADLEQVRLTQTVTRWLARSCGYPATAPLGAVEPVPLASGSVASFWEFHQQPAKLTYSSIDLASLLRRLHKIDGDTIPVPLPPWVPLTSLEGALTEYIPETVLTGDEIEWLKQEIIEVREQLASVEWHPSPGLVHGDAWAGNLLADSRTGGLLLGDWDWVSNGPREIDLVPTWHAARRYGRDDAWTSAFAHEYGYNVADSPGYEALMHMRDMMQLTGPLRRARTDQRYYTFLRQRVSSIRAGDRASQWSTL from the coding sequence GTGTCGGTGCCGAGAAATGTCGTCCATGCTGGTCGGGATGGCTTCGCCTGTCTCTGCGAACCGGCGTGTGATCAGACGGTATTCGGTGCGGCTCCTGACCCGGGCGGCGATGATGGTTGGCGCCTCATTCACCACTACAGCAACGCGATCTATGTACTGCCGGCAGCCGACGCGATCGTTCGCATCACCGTCGGGTCGGCGGATCTGGAGCAGGTCAGGCTCACCCAGACCGTGACCCGCTGGCTCGCACGGTCCTGCGGCTACCCCGCAACGGCACCGCTCGGAGCCGTAGAACCCGTGCCGTTGGCATCCGGATCCGTAGCCAGCTTCTGGGAATTCCACCAGCAGCCTGCCAAGCTGACCTACTCCTCCATCGATCTGGCCTCGCTACTGCGCCGACTGCACAAGATCGACGGTGACACCATCCCGGTTCCCCTTCCGCCCTGGGTCCCCCTGACCTCGTTGGAAGGAGCGCTCACCGAGTACATCCCCGAGACCGTGCTGACCGGCGATGAGATCGAGTGGCTCAAGCAGGAGATCATCGAGGTGCGCGAACAACTCGCCAGCGTCGAGTGGCACCCGTCCCCGGGCCTTGTTCACGGAGACGCATGGGCAGGAAATCTGCTCGCGGACAGCCGCACCGGCGGCCTGCTGCTCGGCGACTGGGACTGGGTCAGCAACGGCCCCCGAGAGATAGATCTCGTGCCAACCTGGCACGCCGCACGAAGATATGGCCGCGACGATGCCTGGACGAGCGCGTTCGCACACGAATACGGGTACAACGTGGCCGACTCCCCCGGCTACGAAGCACTCATGCACATGCGCGACATGATGCAACTCACTGGGCCGCTTCGCCGGGCCCGCACCGACCAGCGGTACTACACGTTCCTGCGACAGCGGGTCTCATCGATTCGCGCCGGCGACCGGGCTTCCCAGTGGTCCACACTCTGA
- a CDS encoding GNAT family N-acetyltransferase, protein MSMEVSLFDPLSASEADFAEHYEVMKAVMGLDYPEQSLPTLEAYVTQMRRHESASKPRDRWVAREDGHIIGSAYAVYPELENRHLATVRVIVTPTRRRQGIGTAMLRAILPALRDHGRTVVVGEGVKADASGDLWARKLAFARTHAWVRQILTLPEVAPGLWQRPVPDGFRLQRWTGGAPEELLEQYARGRTAILDAPIGDSAMEFAKWTPERVRAHEADLEARNIENRVVVAVHESSGRVVGITELQLFALQPDWAYQGDTAVAVDFRGHGLGLAIKGAMLRWLSAERPAITAILTQTAHDNAHMIRINHALGFTTTATTAELEAEIAAVAKQLGSR, encoded by the coding sequence ATGTCGATGGAAGTCAGTCTGTTTGATCCGTTGTCTGCTTCTGAGGCTGATTTCGCCGAGCATTATGAGGTGATGAAGGCCGTCATGGGGCTGGACTATCCCGAGCAATCCCTGCCGACGCTCGAGGCGTACGTCACGCAGATGCGCCGACATGAGTCGGCGTCGAAACCAAGAGACCGTTGGGTAGCGCGGGAGGACGGCCACATCATCGGCAGTGCCTACGCGGTCTACCCGGAACTCGAAAATCGCCATCTTGCTACTGTGCGGGTCATCGTGACGCCGACACGGCGGCGTCAGGGTATTGGCACCGCGATGCTGCGCGCGATACTCCCGGCCCTACGTGACCACGGCCGGACCGTCGTGGTGGGGGAGGGCGTCAAAGCCGACGCCTCAGGTGACCTGTGGGCAAGGAAATTGGCCTTCGCCCGGACCCACGCGTGGGTCCGCCAGATCCTCACCCTCCCCGAAGTCGCTCCGGGTCTATGGCAACGCCCTGTACCCGATGGATTCCGACTCCAGCGCTGGACTGGTGGAGCCCCTGAAGAGCTACTGGAGCAGTACGCGCGCGGCCGTACCGCCATTCTAGACGCGCCGATCGGGGATTCGGCGATGGAGTTCGCGAAATGGACACCCGAGCGGGTCCGCGCGCACGAAGCGGACTTGGAGGCTCGGAATATCGAGAATCGCGTCGTCGTGGCCGTGCATGAATCGAGCGGTCGGGTAGTCGGCATCACCGAACTCCAGCTGTTCGCCCTCCAGCCCGACTGGGCCTACCAGGGGGATACCGCCGTCGCGGTTGACTTTCGAGGTCATGGCCTTGGTCTCGCCATCAAGGGCGCCATGCTGCGCTGGTTGAGCGCCGAACGCCCTGCGATCACGGCCATTCTCACTCAAACGGCCCACGATAACGCCCACATGATCCGCATCAACCACGCTCTTGGCTTTACGACGACGGCGACCACGGCTGAGCTCGAGGCCGAGATAGCCGCTGTCGCCAAGCAGCTGGGGAGCAGATAG
- a CDS encoding sporulation-delaying protein SdpB family protein, producing the protein MLAMKRFLESAAFFDPRGESLAVARSLLAMAQLSFILFAPDRDLLFAVPHPGDPGPCGGVDRISLWCVGGGQPSANLVARVVAVAILTAVVLGLRPRWLCIPHWYIAFSVIARLATTDGGSAIAVIACGLIIPQSMGDSRSNHWRRTDQPLAPTWRGSSYAAHLVLRAQVAIIYLDAALSKARHPAWRNGRALRIIMQDPQYGAPDLVRSPIVWILKHGYVGQVLTWSVMIIELGISVSMFCATVYRRYALVVAIAFHLAIMIFIGLFSFALIMIAVVTLASLETSLGKEDHHVDGSQSV; encoded by the coding sequence ATGCTCGCCATGAAGCGGTTTCTTGAATCTGCCGCCTTCTTTGACCCGCGAGGTGAATCGCTTGCGGTCGCCCGCTCGCTGCTTGCAATGGCTCAGCTCAGTTTCATTCTGTTCGCGCCGGATCGTGACCTGCTTTTCGCCGTGCCGCATCCTGGGGATCCTGGGCCCTGCGGGGGAGTTGACCGGATCTCCCTGTGGTGTGTAGGTGGCGGGCAGCCGAGCGCGAACCTCGTGGCCAGGGTAGTCGCGGTGGCAATCCTCACCGCGGTGGTCCTGGGGCTGAGGCCTCGGTGGCTATGCATACCTCACTGGTATATCGCCTTCAGCGTGATTGCGCGCCTGGCGACCACTGATGGCGGCTCCGCTATCGCCGTGATAGCTTGCGGCCTTATCATCCCGCAGTCTATGGGTGATTCCAGGTCGAACCACTGGAGGCGCACAGACCAGCCACTTGCGCCGACCTGGCGTGGTAGCTCATACGCCGCGCACTTGGTGCTTCGAGCGCAAGTTGCCATTATTTACCTGGACGCCGCGTTATCGAAAGCACGGCATCCAGCGTGGCGCAATGGGCGGGCGTTGCGCATCATCATGCAAGACCCTCAGTACGGCGCACCAGATCTCGTTCGTTCTCCGATTGTCTGGATCTTGAAGCACGGCTATGTGGGGCAGGTGCTCACCTGGTCGGTGATGATCATCGAATTAGGCATCAGTGTTTCGATGTTCTGCGCCACCGTCTATCGGCGCTACGCGCTGGTGGTCGCTATAGCCTTTCATCTCGCTATCATGATTTTCATTGGATTGTTCAGCTTCGCCCTCATCATGATCGCGGTAGTCACCTTGGCGTCGCTCGAAACCTCTTTAGGAAAGGAAGATCATCATGTCGATGGAAGTCAGTCTGTTTGA
- a CDS encoding BTAD domain-containing putative transcriptional regulator, giving the protein MTINANRVVPVEQVVDVLWEVPPESARQQVHNVVAGLRRTLRPAAGTADILTVDAGYKLSLPKDTVDVLQFEALLLAAESAVASGDPTGACQHLWQALAFWRGQALSGFDAPSLLSTATLLAEKRASAVEQLSTISIELDEAASVVGVLTELVAEFPLRESLRAILVRALYRSGRQADALAVYEDGRRRLADELGLDPGPQLREAHRQVLASGSVADPSAGSTSLPVKAEAARTPEPLGGNFLPRDLAEFTGREAEIHHLIAKAANSDTAALVISAIDGMGGVGKTTLAVHLAHRLADQYPDGQFFVDLQGFTVGSEPLSPMHALNTLLRCSGVPPEAIPQDLAARSAIWRSALTGRRVLVLLDNASDVTQVRPLLPAEPGTLVLIASRRRMTALEGAVPLSLDVMPESDAYDLFSHIAGADRAAAEPEEVKLVLDLCGRLPLAIQIAAARLRDRPSWSVADLVGQLQRRDGRARTLVAGDRNVMAIIGWSYQHLSESQKVLFRRLSAHPGYDFDAYTAAALSGLSLEQAEDGLEDLIDVNLLQQRRSGRYSFHDLVRDCAQDLHTRDDGDDERQSTLRRLLDYYLVSTDDWCRTVGAGNPYNTFEPHEEPNHPRRAPNRDAALSLLEDEYRNIAATVRDAAVRGFDSHVWQLVCIMQPYFFRLNQWSEAEELFTMALTSARHLSLDKAESACLVGLASMRRARGAASEARELTSRAIEISRASGNLLAEAYQLTNLGGILLDESNFNESRACFLSALDLATQAGDLHLQASLTNNLGVTSRGLGRFAEALDYFNHAYELKIDDDTVRRHIVCNIAEILNLQGQTSAAHRRYREALELSGLINSPRGRAEALVGLSAVYRASNDQDRALEAGREAVDLARSVGWLQLESEALNVIGDTHLSLGDVESAERSFVQVESIGLSFGSERYVAQAHEGMAHAALARLEIAQAKDHWREALAIHPGGVIDAAAARRHLEAEDPSSEPCWRCRLDQNTGQE; this is encoded by the coding sequence TTGACCATCAACGCGAACAGGGTTGTACCGGTAGAGCAAGTGGTCGACGTGCTGTGGGAAGTTCCGCCCGAGTCGGCGCGTCAGCAGGTGCACAATGTCGTCGCAGGCCTCCGAAGGACGTTGAGGCCAGCGGCTGGAACAGCAGACATCTTGACGGTCGATGCCGGCTACAAACTGAGCCTACCGAAGGATACTGTTGACGTTCTCCAGTTCGAGGCACTGCTGCTTGCCGCCGAGAGTGCGGTCGCATCAGGGGACCCCACTGGAGCATGTCAGCATCTCTGGCAAGCGCTCGCTTTCTGGCGCGGGCAAGCGCTGAGCGGGTTCGACGCTCCGAGTCTCCTAAGTACAGCCACCCTGCTGGCTGAGAAACGAGCAAGCGCTGTCGAGCAGCTGTCGACGATCAGTATTGAACTGGACGAAGCTGCTTCGGTCGTCGGAGTTTTGACCGAGTTGGTAGCCGAATTCCCTCTCCGGGAGTCACTTCGGGCCATCCTTGTGCGAGCGTTGTACCGCAGCGGTAGGCAAGCGGACGCACTCGCCGTCTACGAAGATGGCCGGCGCCGGTTGGCAGACGAGCTCGGATTGGACCCTGGGCCTCAGTTGCGGGAGGCGCATAGGCAGGTCCTTGCGAGCGGCAGTGTGGCAGATCCGTCAGCTGGTTCCACATCGCTGCCCGTGAAAGCCGAAGCCGCCAGGACGCCCGAGCCACTGGGAGGAAATTTCCTTCCGCGAGACCTTGCGGAGTTCACCGGGCGTGAGGCGGAGATCCATCACCTAATTGCCAAGGCCGCCAACTCGGATACCGCGGCGCTCGTGATCTCAGCCATCGATGGTATGGGCGGCGTTGGCAAGACGACGCTGGCGGTCCATCTCGCGCATCGGCTGGCTGATCAGTATCCGGACGGCCAGTTCTTCGTGGACTTGCAAGGTTTCACCGTCGGAAGTGAACCGCTGTCTCCGATGCACGCCCTAAACACGCTACTCCGGTGCAGCGGCGTTCCTCCCGAGGCAATCCCTCAGGATCTCGCGGCGCGTAGCGCTATATGGCGCAGCGCCTTAACAGGGCGGCGAGTGCTTGTATTGTTGGACAACGCCTCTGATGTGACGCAGGTGCGCCCCCTGCTCCCTGCCGAACCCGGCACTCTTGTGCTGATAGCCAGTCGACGTCGAATGACGGCTTTGGAGGGTGCGGTACCGCTTTCTCTCGATGTGATGCCTGAAAGCGATGCTTATGATCTCTTCAGCCACATCGCTGGTGCTGATCGTGCTGCTGCTGAGCCGGAAGAAGTCAAGCTCGTTCTGGACCTGTGCGGGAGGTTGCCACTAGCCATCCAGATTGCCGCTGCACGGCTACGCGATCGCCCGAGCTGGTCTGTGGCAGATCTGGTTGGCCAACTGCAACGACGAGATGGCCGGGCCAGGACGCTCGTTGCCGGCGACCGAAACGTGATGGCCATTATCGGTTGGTCGTACCAGCACCTTTCCGAGTCGCAGAAGGTTCTCTTCCGTCGACTGAGCGCACATCCCGGATACGACTTCGACGCGTACACCGCCGCGGCCCTCTCGGGGCTTTCGTTGGAACAGGCCGAGGATGGTCTAGAAGACCTCATCGATGTCAATCTCCTGCAACAACGGCGCTCCGGACGCTACAGCTTCCACGACCTAGTCCGAGACTGCGCGCAAGACTTGCACACCCGCGATGATGGGGATGACGAGCGGCAGTCCACGCTTCGCAGGCTCCTTGACTACTACCTCGTATCGACTGACGATTGGTGCCGGACCGTGGGAGCCGGGAATCCATATAACACGTTCGAACCTCACGAGGAGCCAAACCACCCACGAAGGGCCCCGAACCGCGATGCGGCACTTTCGCTGCTCGAGGACGAGTACCGCAACATCGCAGCTACCGTCAGAGATGCCGCAGTACGTGGGTTCGATTCTCATGTGTGGCAGCTTGTCTGCATAATGCAGCCCTACTTCTTTCGGCTCAACCAATGGAGTGAAGCGGAAGAGCTCTTCACAATGGCCTTGACTTCGGCGCGACATTTGAGCCTTGACAAAGCGGAATCGGCATGCCTCGTAGGCCTGGCCTCTATGAGGCGTGCTCGCGGTGCCGCCTCCGAGGCGCGTGAGCTCACATCCCGTGCGATCGAGATCAGCCGGGCAAGTGGAAACCTACTGGCGGAAGCGTACCAGCTGACAAACCTTGGCGGCATACTTTTGGACGAGAGTAACTTCAATGAAAGCCGAGCATGTTTCCTCAGCGCCCTGGATCTCGCGACCCAGGCCGGTGATCTTCACCTCCAAGCAAGCCTCACCAATAACCTCGGCGTAACGAGCCGCGGCCTTGGTCGATTCGCAGAGGCTCTCGATTACTTCAACCATGCATACGAGCTCAAGATCGATGACGACACCGTGCGCCGGCACATCGTCTGCAATATCGCCGAAATACTCAACCTCCAAGGTCAAACGAGTGCTGCTCACAGGCGGTACAGAGAGGCACTGGAACTTAGCGGTCTTATTAACTCGCCCCGGGGGAGAGCGGAGGCTCTGGTTGGACTGTCCGCCGTGTATCGGGCCTCAAACGACCAGGACCGGGCTCTCGAAGCTGGCCGCGAAGCAGTCGACCTGGCTCGCTCAGTCGGCTGGCTTCAGCTTGAGAGTGAGGCGCTAAACGTCATCGGTGACACACACCTCAGCCTCGGCGACGTAGAATCGGCTGAACGTTCGTTTGTCCAGGTCGAGTCCATAGGTTTGTCTTTCGGATCCGAGCGATACGTGGCGCAGGCTCATGAGGGTATGGCACATGCAGCACTCGCCCGCCTCGAAATCGCCCAAGCCAAAGACCATTGGCGCGAAGCGCTGGCCATTCACCCTGGCGGAGTCATCGATGCTGCAGCTGCGCGGCGCCACCTAGAAGCAGAAGACCCGAGTTCCGAGCCTTGTTGGCGATGCAGGCTGGACCAGAATACTGGTCAAGAGTAA
- a CDS encoding glycine amidinotransferase, whose protein sequence is MIFPTSASIDESAAAVSSSVVNAWNEWDPLEEIVVGRADGACYDPAEPGYRPILRGLTQPGEVFPTGPKPADVIKRANEELDGLTALLESQGVVVRRPDPIEFDRSLSSPEFTVDSQYCSVCPRDVLITVGNQVIEATMSRRARFFEYLPYRSIVREYWDRDSEMIWTAAPKPSMADHMYRKEFWELDVDERYARMHDFEFCVTQDEVVFDAADITRMGRDIFVQESMTTNRAGIRWLRRELEPRGFRVHAVHFPLDLFPSHIDCTFVPLRPGLVLTNPDRPIKENEAEYFSDHGWQFVDAPEASSTNDQMPKYCQSSRWLSMNVLSVAPETVICEESEKNLQRLLEALGFNVLVIPFRSVYEFGGSLHCATWDVRRTGGCEDYFDGSVGIVDGR, encoded by the coding sequence ATGATTTTTCCCACTTCGGCCAGTATCGACGAGTCCGCCGCCGCCGTGTCCTCCAGCGTAGTGAATGCCTGGAACGAATGGGATCCGCTGGAAGAAATCGTGGTAGGGCGAGCAGATGGTGCATGCTACGACCCGGCCGAACCCGGGTATCGGCCTATTCTGCGCGGCCTTACACAACCGGGCGAGGTCTTTCCAACGGGACCGAAGCCGGCCGATGTGATCAAGCGCGCGAATGAGGAGCTCGATGGTTTGACGGCACTGCTGGAGTCGCAGGGTGTGGTCGTGCGGCGCCCCGACCCGATCGAATTCGACCGGTCCTTGTCCTCTCCGGAATTCACCGTCGACAGTCAATACTGTTCCGTGTGTCCGCGAGACGTTTTGATCACCGTTGGAAACCAGGTGATCGAGGCCACGATGTCCCGGCGTGCGCGTTTCTTCGAATATCTTCCGTACCGCTCTATCGTCCGAGAATACTGGGACCGGGATTCCGAGATGATCTGGACGGCGGCTCCCAAGCCCTCCATGGCCGACCATATGTATCGGAAGGAGTTCTGGGAGCTGGATGTGGACGAGCGTTACGCCCGCATGCACGATTTCGAGTTCTGCGTGACGCAAGACGAAGTGGTGTTCGATGCGGCCGACATCACAAGAATGGGTCGCGACATTTTCGTCCAGGAGTCGATGACGACTAATCGGGCTGGTATCCGCTGGCTTCGGCGCGAGCTCGAGCCGCGAGGTTTTCGGGTGCATGCTGTTCACTTTCCCTTGGACCTCTTTCCGTCGCATATAGATTGCACGTTCGTACCCCTGCGTCCTGGCTTGGTCCTGACAAATCCGGATAGGCCCATTAAGGAGAACGAGGCGGAGTACTTTTCGGATCATGGTTGGCAATTCGTCGACGCCCCCGAGGCCAGTAGCACGAACGACCAGATGCCGAAATACTGTCAGTCTTCTCGATGGCTTTCTATGAACGTACTGAGTGTGGCACCGGAGACTGTCATCTGTGAGGAATCTGAGAAGAATCTGCAGAGGCTGCTCGAAGCGCTCGGATTCAACGTACTAGTGATCCCTTTCCGCAGCGTCTACGAATTTGGAGGTTCTCTACACTGCGCGACGTGGGACGTGCGCCGTACCGGAGGATGCGAAGACTACTTCGACGGATCTGTCGGTATCGTTGATGGGAGGTGA
- a CDS encoding aldehyde dehydrogenase family protein, translating to MAEVPSAVLAELPAPLSGDFEVRHMPRGRTFGVVAPSNHPGPHLAWLHALALGYSVVIRPGSRDPFTPFRLASALFEAGLPAGRLSVLPGSYASADFLISHADLALAYGGPDSMARWSAAPSVALRGPGRSKTLLAQTIDQQALDFTCRAIAHDGGVLCTNTSAVLTIDDPFEIASLIAMEFDKAPLYTATDTRCVLPTFKRGQAEALIRVVNAMTSSSLRRIGGVTDDIVELDDGSVVVRPIVLATDDPHHPAIGTELPFPFALVASWDRALGAAQLRNSLALTVIGAPDLAEEVVREPTIRRVVIGPADPWAVHPGLPHDGSLVGFLTEAKALIKSP from the coding sequence GTGGCGGAAGTACCGTCGGCGGTGCTCGCCGAGTTGCCGGCTCCCCTGTCGGGTGACTTCGAGGTCAGGCACATGCCGCGGGGCAGGACGTTCGGTGTTGTGGCGCCGAGCAACCACCCAGGCCCGCATCTGGCTTGGCTGCATGCATTAGCCCTCGGCTACAGCGTGGTCATACGTCCGGGGTCACGCGATCCGTTCACTCCTTTTCGTCTGGCCAGTGCCCTCTTCGAAGCGGGCCTTCCGGCCGGCCGGCTCTCAGTCCTTCCAGGAAGTTACGCGAGTGCGGATTTTCTGATCAGCCACGCAGATCTTGCGCTTGCGTACGGCGGTCCGGACAGTATGGCTCGCTGGTCGGCTGCGCCCTCGGTGGCTCTGCGCGGACCGGGACGAAGTAAGACGCTGCTGGCTCAAACGATTGACCAACAAGCCCTTGATTTTACCTGTCGTGCCATTGCCCACGATGGTGGAGTTCTTTGCACCAATACGTCTGCAGTCTTGACCATCGATGATCCGTTTGAAATCGCTTCGCTGATTGCGATGGAGTTCGATAAGGCTCCGCTGTACACGGCGACTGATACCCGGTGTGTACTTCCCACCTTCAAGCGTGGCCAGGCTGAAGCTCTGATCCGTGTCGTTAATGCGATGACATCGAGCAGTCTCCGCAGAATTGGTGGCGTTACGGATGACATTGTCGAACTGGACGATGGATCTGTGGTGGTGCGGCCTATCGTCTTGGCGACTGATGATCCGCATCATCCGGCTATCGGAACCGAACTCCCGTTTCCGTTCGCTCTCGTCGCGTCCTGGGACCGGGCGCTTGGCGCGGCTCAGTTGAGGAACTCACTCGCCTTGACTGTCATCGGTGCTCCGGATCTCGCGGAGGAAGTCGTGAGGGAGCCGACAATCCGTCGCGTGGTGATTGGGCCCGCAGACCCATGGGCTGTCCATCCCGGCTTGCCTCACGATGGTAGTCTCGTCGGATTTCTTACGGAGGCCAAGGCTCTGATCAAGTCGCCGTAA
- a CDS encoding phenazine biosynthesis protein: MSSDGMDASVAAGGDPTAHLRDILQWHFGADTGSPFWLRAATRWDFDPLTDIREPDDLRRFPDLSDELRNIAVDDLIPAGIVGEPFSVYESGGTSGAPKRIVEHSSRFDALGWVDSVLTDHGVPVGGHWLHIGPTGPHIVGRSMRRLAEVRGGTCFTVDFDPRWVKRLIADGRRALADEYVQHVLDQADLIVTSQRIGVIFATPPMLEALCARASLYDRLASGLGGVIWSGTSISPMTRQLLEEEYFPDIPVVGLYGNSMMGIAPQVPRTERDRFPCVFRTPQPQALVEVVNPDTGERSAVGERGRVLVHLLTRDMFLPNVLERDSAIRVGTPDGGFGDDVADVQPLLTDGQQVVEGVY, from the coding sequence GTGAGCAGCGATGGCATGGACGCGTCCGTCGCCGCGGGTGGCGATCCCACAGCCCACCTTCGCGATATCTTGCAGTGGCATTTCGGTGCCGATACGGGGTCGCCGTTCTGGCTCCGTGCGGCGACCCGATGGGACTTCGACCCGCTGACGGATATCCGCGAGCCCGACGATCTGCGCCGCTTTCCCGACTTGAGTGACGAGCTCAGGAACATCGCGGTGGACGATCTGATCCCGGCAGGAATCGTCGGCGAACCCTTCTCGGTCTATGAGTCCGGTGGTACGTCGGGCGCGCCCAAACGCATCGTCGAGCACAGCTCCCGCTTCGACGCGCTCGGCTGGGTGGATTCCGTGCTCACGGACCACGGTGTCCCCGTGGGCGGACATTGGTTGCACATCGGCCCCACGGGGCCTCACATCGTCGGCAGATCGATGCGGCGTCTGGCCGAAGTCCGCGGCGGGACATGCTTCACCGTGGATTTCGATCCCCGGTGGGTCAAGCGGCTGATCGCCGACGGGCGCAGAGCTCTGGCTGACGAGTACGTCCAACATGTCCTTGACCAGGCCGACCTCATCGTGACCAGCCAGCGCATCGGTGTGATCTTCGCGACTCCTCCGATGTTGGAGGCGCTGTGCGCCAGGGCTTCGCTGTACGACCGCCTCGCATCGGGCCTCGGCGGCGTCATTTGGAGTGGCACGAGTATCAGCCCCATGACACGTCAGCTGCTGGAGGAGGAATACTTTCCAGATATTCCAGTGGTCGGCCTGTATGGGAACAGCATGATGGGTATCGCGCCCCAGGTTCCGAGGACTGAGCGAGACCGGTTTCCTTGCGTGTTCCGCACGCCGCAGCCCCAAGCATTGGTCGAGGTGGTGAATCCCGACACTGGAGAGCGCTCGGCGGTCGGTGAAAGGGGCAGAGTTCTGGTCCACTTGTTGACGAGGGATATGTTCTTGCCCAACGTGCTTGAACGGGACTCCGCAATCAGGGTCGGCACGCCTGATGGCGGGTTCGGGGACGATGTGGCCGACGTCCAGCCGCTTTTGACGGACGGGCAACAAGTCGTCGAAGGCGTGTACTGA
- a CDS encoding aminodeoxychorismate/anthranilate synthase component II, translated as MICVIDNYDSFVYNLVQYVRALGVECLVFRNDAVTTRELERLKPALLLISPGPGNPDTAGASLNAVHDLSGLIPIFGVCLGHQTIGQAFGAKVRHAAVPMHGKCSVIEHDGRGVFEGLPSRLTVTRYHSLVVDPDTLPDALEVTAWSPEGEVMGLRHREMPVESVQFHPESHFTDHGQQMMKNVLSVAGCFSPLSEELVEL; from the coding sequence GTGATATGCGTCATCGACAACTATGACTCGTTCGTCTACAACCTGGTCCAGTACGTCCGAGCTCTTGGCGTCGAGTGCCTTGTCTTCCGGAACGACGCCGTAACAACTCGGGAGTTGGAGCGTCTGAAGCCGGCTCTGCTGCTGATTTCGCCGGGGCCTGGAAACCCGGATACCGCAGGGGCGTCGCTCAACGCGGTCCATGACCTGTCCGGCCTGATCCCGATATTTGGGGTCTGTCTAGGCCACCAGACCATAGGCCAGGCCTTCGGCGCCAAGGTACGTCACGCCGCAGTGCCCATGCACGGGAAGTGCTCTGTCATCGAACACGACGGACGCGGAGTCTTCGAAGGACTGCCGTCGAGGCTCACCGTCACGCGCTACCACTCGCTTGTCGTCGATCCCGACACGTTACCTGACGCGTTGGAGGTGACGGCCTGGTCTCCCGAGGGAGAGGTCATGGGATTGCGCCATCGAGAGATGCCGGTGGAGAGCGTGCAGTTCCATCCCGAATCGCATTTCACCGACCACGGCCAACAGATGATGAAGAACGTGCTAAGCGTAGCGGGTTGTTTCTCACCACTTTCGGAGGAGTTGGTCGAGCTGTGA